The stretch of DNA atattagttagaaggatagaggggagagaaacagacagaaaatacaggatagcttctagagggcctggatcctaaacCATCAGGCCCTGATGGTCTCTGCCCTGgagtatttaaaggaatgccaagggatggagcaaaagacctccccagcacagccaagtacagaccatctcagacacctgcccTCAGgtccatggtccaatcatcctttctatgcagacctgctgggtaaagccactaggaacatGAAAATGGGCTCCAACAGGGTGGGATATTTCTTGGCTGGCTGGAACTCCAGGCAGCTGAGAGAGGTCTGCAGGGCTGCTTTGCTGGGCTGGCAGGGTCATATGACCTGCTGGCCAGGTGGAAGATTGCCATTTTCCTCCCATTTCTACAAGTCCTACTTGCTCTGTCCTTCCACCCAGGCCTTTCTTGTGGGTCTCAGGCTGCATTCTTGCCCCAGGGACCTCACTTTACCttctcattccattttttttttttgcagccgTGGGTGGGGACTGTGCTTGGATGACTCTCCAGCCAAGGATGTCATTGACTTCCCCTCCGTGCTGCCCGGTGTCCTGTATGATGTGAACCACCAGTGCCGCCTTCAGTATGGGGCTTACTCAGTCTTCTGTGAGGACATGGACGTGAGTATGGTATGGGGGGCACAGATGGTGGCCCTCACCAGCCTGAGAATGCCAGGCTTTGAGAAACTCTGCCTGGCTTGGGCTGGGCTCTCAGGGGCATGGTGTTACCTAATGTGACCTGTGGCAGAGGCCTGGGTTTGGGTGACCACAGGCCCAGATCTGGATTCTGTATCAACTGCTAGGAGACTCTGGACAAGTCCTTCAGACCTCTGGATTTGGcattgatgagaaaaaaaaatgtgcccttCCAGGGTCCTACAGTGGATCCTTTACAGACATGACATAAGCTTCTACCTTGAGTGTTTCAGGAAGGTGTAACTGGGGGCTGGAAGAGGTGACCAGCTGGAGACAACTCTCAGCATCAACCCAGACTGGAGGGTAGCCCCTCCCAAGGACCCCATGATATCATGTGGTTGAGGGGAGGGGCCAGAGGAGAAGCAGACAGAGGACCTCACACTTGCACACTCACATGATATACCGTCCCTATGGAAAGTGTCCAAGGGGTCCTTAGGGGATACTAGGGCCAGAGTTATGAGGGTAATGCCTCTTTGCAGAACGTCTGCCACACGCTGTGGTGCTCTGTGGGGACCACCTGTCATTCCAAGCTAGATGCAGCTGTGGATGGTACAAGATGCGGGGATAACAAGGTAGGTGGGAAACCTCAACCCTGGCtgaatctgggggtggggggaggctgcCGTCCCTCTGACCATGCCTAGCCAGACTTTGCTGGGGTCAACCTTAGCTTATCATCCTGTGCTGTTCTCCATTGACCCTCAGCCTTCTCTGGCCCAAATTGCCATCACGAAATGGGAGCATGAGTCTCACCCTTGTCTTTATCTCATTATTCATTCAGCTTCACCGTGGTGTCCGGGTTGTGGGTGACCATAGAGACTATCTTACACCTTCCATCCTCCTGTCTTTTGAGGCTATCTTGCCCACTTTGTCCTCACTGCGATGAGGATGACCGATAGGTGTCGGGGTTGGGTtgctctgcctccatctgtctcAGTAGTGGTGTCTCAATGGAGAGTGCGTCCCTGAGGGCTTCCAGCCCGAGGCGGTGGACGGTGGCTGGTCCGGCTGGAGTGCCTGGTCTGTCTGCTCGAGGAGCTGTGGCATAGGTGTACGGAGTGCTGAACGACAGTGCACACAGCCTGTGTGAGTGTGGGGCCCAGGCTGGGATGAAGGACCTGAACGGAGCCCGCTGATCGCAGAGACTACCTCTGTTCCAGCATCCGGTTCTCAGGAGTATCCCTAGAATGACCAAGTCCAATGTCTAAGTCACCATGGGCCACTTCCAGGGAGTGTTCTGGAAGTATTTCCCCAGAGCTGACACCATTGCAGGAGGGGAGTGCTCTCCAAGAGCCTGGGGAGATGCACCAGAGACCTTGCGGCAAAGGCAGTGGCTGtgaggagagagcagaggcaAATGCTTGGAATCTGGGCCCTGGAATGCTCAGAGTTCAGGTCCTCCACCCTTACACAGGGCCTTTCTCCCTCATTGCTCCTCTGGACGTCAATGTGCTAGACTCTGTAATGGGGTGCCAGCAGAGCCTTCTAGTTAAGTTGCTATTGGGTAAACTCAGGCAACATGGGTAAGGCACTGAACCCTCCCAGTGCTGTGGGAAATGCCCAGCACGAGCTGCTTTAGGCATCTGAGGAGactggcagcagctgggagaaCTGGGCAGCATGGTGGGATAGCTGTGGCCTGGGGTGAGCTTTCTCAAGGGGACAGTGGAGACTCAATGAGACAATGGGCTGTCTGGCTCCCTTGGACAAACTTCTTTGCTTGGCTGCCAAGGAGGTAGAATTCACAGCCAATTCCATCTTGGGGCTGGTACTTCACCAAGCCTGTGGTCTCTACCCCTCCGCATGTCTCCTCCTGCTCAGCCAGGATGGGGCTGGCCTGGCTTAGATGGGGTGCAGGTTAGATGCCAAGCCAAGGCAGCACCTCACTTCGACCTGGCCCAGGGTGCTGCCCCCAGGAACAACTCTAATGACATAGTGCTGGCCTATCAGCTCACCACATGCTCCAGCCTCTCAGCATCCCCCTTAGAGGCAGTCCAActtcattttagagatgagaaaactgaggcctaAAGGATGGCAGAACATTTGCCCATGATCATACAGCGAGTCTAGGCCGAACTCAGGCCTCTTGCTGCCACTCTTCCGTAGATCCTTGGAAACAGGAAGGATGTGTGGGCCAGAGAGCAGTAGCCCCTGAGGGCAGGGCAGCATGACTGAGGACCGCAGGGGACTCTGGGTGCAGAGGATGCAGATGTTGCTTGGCATTGGGTACTAACAGCATGCTCACAGCCCCATGGCTTTTCTCATAGGCCTAAGCACAGAGGCAAGTACTGTGTAGGGGAGCGGAAGCGGTTCCGGCTCTGCAACCTGCCAGCCTGCCCTGCTGGACGCCCCTCTTTCCGCCAAACTCAGTGTAGCCACTTTGATGCCATGCTCTACAAGGGCCAACTGCACACATGGATGCCTGTGGTCAACGATGGTGAGTCCTGTGGACACTGAGGCCCAGGGGTGGGGGATGTATGGGCCCCAGTGACATAGGCCCACTTATAGAGTCCAGATATCACCCTCAGCCCTTGGCTGCTCCCTGCTGTTGTTTGAGATAGCTGTTCATTCCCAGCTTCTCAGTCTGCAGCTTTGCAGGTAGCTATCAGTCCTGCCAGATGCCCTTGGCCTGCTACTGATGTGTTATGGAGGATGAGGGAGTTTTCCTGGCGGCCTCTGTGACGCTTGCTCTTTGGCTTTCGCTCCACGAGTCCTCCCCTTGTCCCCTCAGAGAGCCCCTGTGAGCTGCACTGCCGGCCCTCCAACCACTCCAATACAGAGAAGCTCAGGGATGCTGTGGTGGATGGCACCCCTTGCTACCAAGGTCGGGTCAGCCGTGACATCTGCATCAATGGCATCTGTAAGGTGTGTGGGGTAGTAAGAGGCTTCCTAGCCTCGCTGGCAGGCTGTGGATCCACCTCTAGGTCTTTCCTGGCTTTCTCCAGGCTGCATGCCAGCCCCTGCCCTTGCCCCCTGACTCTAAGACAAAGCCTCTATGCCCTGTTGTCTCTGGCATTGGACACCCCACAGTTGGCTCCATATTCTCAGCCACTACCATCTTACCCCTTTGTCTCCATCAGCTGCCTACTGCTCATCCCAGCATGCCTGCCTATTCAGCCCCAGCCGTGAAACTAGAACCTGGATGGATGCAGGCAACTGCCTCCTCTCTGATAGGAAGGGGCTGATAAGGTGGTGCTGGTGCTGTGCCAGGCTCTAGGCCTGCAGAAAGCACTGTGTTTGGAAACAGTTCTTCTGATTTCTACCCTTTCATGCCCAGTGCCCAGCCACCTTCCTTACCCTGCCTCTTGCCTTTAAAGCTACTGTGCTAAAGACCTGGGTTTTGAAGAGGCCTAGGAAAGAGGTGCTAATCCAGTGTCTTTGATATTGAATCTTATTTCTGGAATATTCCACCATGTGCCAGACTCCATGCTTATCTGTGGCCTTATATGAGAGAGACTTTGTGCCTTTTGTCTCATGTGATGCTCTTAACACTCTTTAAGGCATGAACTGATGTCCCCCTTTCCCATCAGGGGAAGAGGAGCTCATGTGTGTCAGGCAGGATGACTGTGATAGGACCCAAGCAAGCGCTCTTGACCTTCACCTAGGGTCTCTCTTCTGGACCCTGGTGGACACCCAGAGGGGGCTGGCAGCCAGCACAAAGGGCCTCCTCTCTGTTTCAGAATGTGGGCTGCGACTTTGAGATCGACTCTGGTGCCATGGAGGACCGCTGTGGTGTATGCCAGGGCAATGGCTCTACTTGCCACACCGTGAGCAGGACCTTCGAGGAGGCTGAGGGCCTGGGTATGGTTGGGACTGCCGGGCTGCcaatgtgtgcctgtaatcctatgCTCTGTCCCCGTGGTCATTGCCTAGACTAGACATGGCAGACAGGGGTCTCCTTGTCTGGCCAGGATCCTTAGAGAagtcagtgagaccctgtgtcaagtaAGACCTGTCTTAGGGTCCTTCTATTCTAGAGGCTGTGAGTGGTCTGTAGTCCTTTCAGAGGGCTGCTATCTTCTGAAGCTTCAGAGACCTTCCCAGTACCATACCTCAGCCTTGGAGTCTGAGTTACAGATATAACTCAAGTGCCAACTGTGTGTCCAACTATGGGGGACACCTAGGTGAAGAGCTTACAGGATGACGGATCCTTCACCATGACGAATGCAGTAGGCTGTGTATttcagggagggaaggaaacacCAAGCTACAAGGTCTTACCTGGGGAGTCAGGGAAGGCTTTCCATAGGAGGTGGAGACTCAGCTGGATGATGATGGACTCAGGAGACTGGGTGAGGAGAACCCCAGATAGAGCCTATGGTAGAGCCTGGCCCTGCAAGGCAGGTGGGCTGTGAGGGTATAATGCTGGGCTCCACAGCTTACATTTCTTTCCCAGAGCTGACTTGTGTCCCCTAGAAGCCTGTGCAGAGCACCTACCTAACCTCAGTGCTTCTTTTCCTCATCTGTACAATGGGGATAACAATAGTGTCTATTTTATGGCATGGAGAACTGCTGAGCATACCCAAGAGTGGGGTTAtacaatggaaagagagaagtcaGGTTGACTAGAGAAGGGGAGAAAGGCCCAAGCATTTTGGCTTTCCAGGATAGGAGAGATGATGGATAAGGCTGTGAAAAAGACCAGTTCAGTCTTCCAGGAGAATGATGCTGGGCCATGGGTTAGAGGGGAAGGATCTGTGGGCCTTTTCAGAGGCCTCAGTGACCCAGAGTAGATACAATACCTGCTCTTTGGGGGGGACTCAGAATCCTGAGCTGATGGTGGAGTCAtcagcagaaacaagaggaagCAAGAAGGTGGGGGAGAGCTGACTGCTTATCCCGGGGCCAAACACTGTATACAACCACTGCCAACAGGGTACGTGGATATAGGGCTGATCCCAGCCGGAGCCCGAGAGATCCTCATTAAGGAGGTGGCTGAGGCTGCCAACTTCCTGGCCCTGCGGAGTGAGGACCCAGATAAGTACTTCCTCAATGGAGGCTGGACCATCCAGTGGAATGGGGACTACCAGGTGGCGGGCACTACCTTCACCTATGCACGTACAGGCAACTGGGAGAATCTCACATCCCCAGGCCCCACCAATGAGCCTGTCTGGATCCAGGTACTTGTCTCTCGAGGCCAGGATGGGAGGAATAACCGGGGTGGTCCCCAAGGTAGGATAAACATGGGAAACCTTAGGGCTGACATAGGGTATAGTTCTGGGCCAGATTCAGCTCCTGGGGCCTCTGAacctctgcctcagttttcccGACTCTAGAGTAGGTCTCCAGTATGGCTGAGTTCACAGAGGTGGCTGGGGATGACCTTCGGCGCAGGTGCTAGGCAGATGGAGAAGGGTCCCTGGGCTAATAGGCCCCATTTGCCTGTTCCAGCTGCTGTTCCAGGAGAGCAACCCTGGGGTGCACTACGAGTATACCATCCACAGGGACAGCCATGATGAAGTCCAGCCACCCGAGTTCTCTTGGCACTATGGGCCCTGGAGCAAGTGCACTGTCACTTGTGGCACAGGTGAGACCCACACTCGCTGAGCCCTAGGCTGAGCTTGCGTATGTGTGATCACGCGTCATGGTCACCCCAGGGCTTTAAAGTGGGTCTTGTTATTTACTTCCATTTTACAGAGCTGGAAGTCCGAAGCCACTGCCAAGAAGCAGTGGGGTGGGCCGCCTAGCCCCTCTGTTGCCTCCAAGGACAGGGTGTcatggagggaaggctgggagggtgTGGGAGGAAGTCGTGGAGGCCTGCTTTCACCTTGACAGAGGCAGTGGAACCCTGTTCTGTGGGGGTCTGGGCAGAGCGGATGTGTGTATGTCTTTTGAGGCACCCTGGTGCCAGGCCCGGGCTGAACCCCCATGGCTTCCAGGTGTGCAGAGGCAGAGCTTGTATTGCATGGAGAGGCAGGCTGGAGTTGTGGATGAGGAACACTGTGAACATCTGAACCGGCCGGATGACCGCCAGAGGAAGTGCAGTGAGGAGCCCTGTCCCGCCAGGTAAGCCTACGTCCCCAGCCAGACTTCCAGTTCCTAGGTgtcctgctcctgcctctgcatccggATCCCGATAGCTACTGCTTGTGGCCTCTTTTCCCAAGTCAGAGGCATCAGTCCATGGACCTAGCACGGCCCTGGAGTGCCCTTGGGCAGCTGGTGCCAGCACTGACACTCTCGATCATTCCTTGTCCAGGCCCCTGGGGTGAAGGGGGTGGGATTGAGGGGCAGGGCACCAGCCTGGGGCTTGGTTCTCTGGAAATTATTCTCCCTTCAGCCCTGTCTGCACCCAAATAGCCTGAAGCTATGCCATGGCCACTTTTGCTCATGACAGATAGGTGCTAATGTCACACTGTCACCACGTGTGCCCCGTTCCAGGTGGTGGGCAGGGGAGTGGCAGCTGTGTTCCCGATCCTGTGGACCTGGAGGTGTCTCTCGCCGGGCTGTGCTCTGCATACGCAGTGTAGGGCTGGATGAGCAGCGAGCCTTGGAGCCACCTGCCTGTGACCATCTTCCTCGTCCCTTGGCTGAAACTCCATGCAACCGTCATGTGACCTGCCCTGCCACCTGGGGTGTGGGGAACTGGTCTCAGGTAAGTGTCAGGAGGAaagaggacctgactttggtaCCACCATTGCCTTAGATAATCTGCACAGAATCCTTACTGTTTGTTacctggggtgggagggagtcCGGGGCATTCCTGGGACAACACTGTTCACAAAAGCCTTGGGGGTCAGGAATTCCCAGACATGCTGACGATCATCTTGAACTAAGCATGGCCATAGAGGGCTGGCTGGGACCTCTGCCACTATGATACCAGCAGTAGGCAGGCTCTGCTGCCACGCCCCAGCTTCCCCAGAAGCCCCATCTTGGCTTGAGCTGTGGCCTCCTTTTCAGTGCTCTGTGACATGTGGAGCCGGCATCCGGCAACGAAGTGTCCTCTGCATCAATAATACTGATGTCCCCTGTGATGAAGTTGAGCGACCATTGGCGGAGGCCATTTGTCTTCTGCCTCCCTGCCCACGCCCCATGTACATGACGGGCACAGATGGCTCTGGCAGTGGTTCTTCCAGCCCTGAGCTCTTCAATGAGGTTGACTTCATCCCACATCGGCTGTCCCCACGCCCTTCACCGGCATCCTCACCCAAGCCAGTCAGCATCAGCAACGCCATTGATGAGGAGGACCTGGAACCGGATCAGCCGGGGCCTGTGTTTGTGGATGACTTCTATTATGACTACAATTTCATTAACTTCCATGAAGACCTGTCTTATGGACCCTTTGAAGAACCCCATCCAGACCTGGTTGATACAGGGGGTTGGACGGCACCACCCCACATCAGACCCACTGAACCTACCTCAGATATTCCAGTGCCTACTGCTGGGACTTCTGGAGTTAAGGAAGAGGGGGTCCAGAGAGCTTGGTCCCCTAGTCCTTCACTCAGCCAGGCTAGCTATTCCCCACCTGTATTCTTAGAGCAGACCCCTGTGAGCCCCTTGGCCAATTTCTTGTCTGAGGAAGATACTCCCATGGAGGCCCCCGAAGTTGGGATCCCCAGCTTGCCCTGGCCCCCTGCTTCAGCTGATGACATGGTGACACCTGTTGCCCCTGGAAACCCTGATGAGTTACTAGTGAGAGAAGACAGGGAGGGCCAGCCACCCACTCCATGGTCTGGCAGGAACAAGGTTTCCAAAGATGAGAACACCTTGGGTCACACGTCACCAGCTCTGCCCCAAAGCCCTATCCCCACACAGCCCTCTTCATCCTCCATCAGCACTAATGAAGCCTCTCCTGGTCCTGGTATGGTGGAGGTGTGGACAGGAGGCCCTGTGGCCTGGGACCCAGTGTTAGAGGGTGGCCTAAAGCCTGTGCATGGTGAGCTGTGGCCCACTATAGAGGtggctcctcctctccttcctcccgtGGCCACTGTGCCAGGCATCTGGAACAGGGACAGCCCCCTGGAGCCAGGGATTCCAACCCCAGGACTAGGCTCACAGAACCTGAGAACTCTGGCATTTCCAGGGACCTTCCTTGTGACAGCATCAACTGATCTAAGGAGCTCGGGACCAATGGACCAGCCACAGGAAACTAACGCTGAAGGGACCCTGAGCCCTGTGCTGCGGCCTAGTCCAGCTCAGGAGACTCATACTAACAGTAGCGAGGACCCCGAGGTCCAGCCTTTGCAGCCCAGCCTAGTGGAGGATCGCTCCCCTACAGATCCACTGCTTGCCAAGAATGCCAGTTGGCAAGTGGGCAACTGGAGCCAGGTGAGTTGTAGAGCACCAGGGATGGTGGGAAGTTTGAGTCGGACCCTGGGACTCAGTTTTAAGCAAAGCAAGACCCAGCTGTGTTCATCCTGCCTCCCTTGGAGAACAGCATAATGGTTCCTGGGATTAGTTGACTGACAGCCATGGTAGGCTGAGGATCCACGAAGCAGAAAGAGTATTATCCCAGCTCTCCAGTAGCCTTGAGGCtagtctgtctctctcactgggcctcagtttctcaacTGTGACGTGGAAGTGAAGTGAGGGGCCCCATCTGCTTGAGTTTTTGAGTCCTTGGAGGGCCATTCCCGGGCCACCTTCAGAAAAGTCAGTAACTATAAATTAAGTGCAGCTGGGAGAAGTGTCCTCAAACTGACCTGCATGCCCCAGAAATGGAGATGTCATATTAGTAAGGTTAAAGAAGGCCTCCTTCCATGGATTCCAGACCCAGCGCTGCCTGGGAGGGCTTGGCAGGTTTAGCTGAGACATAGCCAGGCCTCTCCAGATGCTTTGCCCTTTGTCACTCTTCAAAGCCTCCCCCTCTTTTGTTAGGAATCCCATAATAGTCAGAGTTGTATGGAAAAAAGATGACCCGTGCCTCTTCTCTAGATTCTCATTGTGAGAGATCCATAATCtgtgggggagagagacaggCTGAATTCCTACTCATTTAGCTGCTTGGATTAGGGCCCAGACTTCCCTGGTTAGTGAGAAGCCACAGGATAGCAGGGTAGGTAGGTGGGTCTACAGGGCTCTTGGGAGCAGGGATGGTTAACTGCTGGTGACATTTGACTTGTTCTTTCACAGTCTTCTTGGGAGGTGGGTGGAGGATCTGTTTTACAGATAAAGATGTGGGGTCATCTGAGGTGGGGCTGGCCCGGTGAGGGTCTGCTGGGCTTACAGACAGCATCTCTGGCCCACAGTGTTCCACCACTTGTGGTCTGGGCGCCATCTGGAGGCTGGTGCGCTGCAGCTCTGGCCGTGATGAGGACTGCATCCTTTCTAGCCGTCCCCAGCCAGCTCGCCATTGTCACCTGAGGCCCTGTGCTGCCTGGCGTGCGGGCAACTGGAGTAAGGTAAGGAGGGAGCCCTGGGTCTTGTGGATGTGGTTTGGAGACCAGCAGGGCACGGTGAGCACCATGCAACCATCTGCACCCTGATCCTATCTGTCCTCGTCTCCCTGGGCCCTGCTCATGTTGCTGACCTTCCTCTCTATTCCTACCACCCACCATTGGCTCACCCTAATTCCATCTGTCCTGTCCTCTGGGGTTGTCACCCGGTGTCCAAGTCTTCTGGGGCTGTTTGGCTCAGGCTGGAAGGTCTACCCCTGCTGTACCATAAACCTCACTGGG from Onychomys torridus chromosome 7, mOncTor1.1, whole genome shotgun sequence encodes:
- the Adamts7 gene encoding A disintegrin and metalloproteinase with thrombospondin motifs 7; protein product: MHRGTSLLLILCALASDVRGPASGLATKGRSALDIVHPVRVDAGGSFLSYELWPRVLRKRDVSATQASSALYQLQYQGRELIFNLTTNPYLLAPGFVSEIRRRSSLGHMHIRTRVPTCHLLGDVQDPELEGGFAAISACDGLRGVFQLSNEDYFIEPLDGVPAQTGHAQPHVIYKHQVSEQRAQQDDSRAPGTCGVQVSPELERRRERWEQRQQKRRQQRSVSKEKWVETLVVADAKMVEYHGQPQVESYVLTIMNMVAGLFHDPSIGNPIHITIVRLILLEDEENDLKITHHADNTLRSFCKWQKSINTKGDAHPQHHDTAILLTRKDLCAAMNHPCETLGLSHVAGMCHPHLSCSVSEDTGLPLAFTVAHELGHSFGIQHDGNGNDCESIGKRPFIMSPQLLYDGGIPLTWSRCSREYITRFLDRGWGLCLDDSPAKDVIDFPSVLPGVLYDVNHQCRLQYGAYSVFCEDMDNVCHTLWCSVGTTCHSKLDAAVDGTRCGDNKWCLNGECVPEGFQPEAVDGGWSGWSAWSVCSRSCGIGVRSAERQCTQPVPKHRGKYCVGERKRFRLCNLPACPAGRPSFRQTQCSHFDAMLYKGQLHTWMPVVNDESPCELHCRPSNHSNTEKLRDAVVDGTPCYQGRVSRDICINGICKNVGCDFEIDSGAMEDRCGVCQGNGSTCHTVSRTFEEAEGLGYVDIGLIPAGAREILIKEVAEAANFLALRSEDPDKYFLNGGWTIQWNGDYQVAGTTFTYARTGNWENLTSPGPTNEPVWIQLLFQESNPGVHYEYTIHRDSHDEVQPPEFSWHYGPWSKCTVTCGTGVQRQSLYCMERQAGVVDEEHCEHLNRPDDRQRKCSEEPCPARWWAGEWQLCSRSCGPGGVSRRAVLCIRSVGLDEQRALEPPACDHLPRPLAETPCNRHVTCPATWGVGNWSQCSVTCGAGIRQRSVLCINNTDVPCDEVERPLAEAICLLPPCPRPMYMTGTDGSGSGSSSPELFNEVDFIPHRLSPRPSPASSPKPVSISNAIDEEDLEPDQPGPVFVDDFYYDYNFINFHEDLSYGPFEEPHPDLVDTGGWTAPPHIRPTEPTSDIPVPTAGTSGVKEEGVQRAWSPSPSLSQASYSPPVFLEQTPVSPLANFLSEEDTPMEAPEVGIPSLPWPPASADDMVTPVAPGNPDELLVREDREGQPPTPWSGRNKVSKDENTLGHTSPALPQSPIPTQPSSSSISTNEASPGPGMVEVWTGGPVAWDPVLEGGLKPVHGELWPTIEVAPPLLPPVATVPGIWNRDSPLEPGIPTPGLGSQNLRTLAFPGTFLVTASTDLRSSGPMDQPQETNAEGTLSPVLRPSPAQETHTNSSEDPEVQPLQPSLVEDRSPTDPLLAKNASWQVGNWSQCSTTCGLGAIWRLVRCSSGRDEDCILSSRPQPARHCHLRPCAAWRAGNWSKCSRNCGGGSSTRDVHCVDTRDLRPLRPFHCQPGPTKPPTRQLCGTQPCLSWYTSSWRECSEACGGGEQQRLVTCPEPGLCEESLRPNSTRPCNTHPCTQWVVGPWGQCSAPCGGGVQRRLVKCVNTQTGLAEEDSDQCGHEAWPESSRPCATEDCELVEPPRCERDRLSFGFCETLRLLGRCQLPTIRAQCCRSCPPLSRGAPSRGHQRVARR